The Chloroherpetonaceae bacterium genome window below encodes:
- a CDS encoding glycosyltransferase yields the protein MAQLRFSFQDPKPFDVDICFVFFGDIRFDSRLQNIVRSFTKNSFRVRVVQAGDEDGAWRYEQAEIISVKVPTERRGVAKFGSFYFSILPKVSSILAKIYCAEDVFSLPVAAHAAKKHRGELFYDSREIYSAIGALLGKKVRQKIWSTIEKRYIHKASVFCTGDLDADLLATSLSIEKPEVIYNYPNLQPIKRTNLLRQKLFLEDSATLLIYQGMISDGRGLEIMIRAMQSLPSTYYFVLFGDGNLKSSLQQLVESLSLSERVFFAGKVPYEELLDHTASADIGISLIEPISKSYELALPNKLFEYTLAGIPSLVSNLPALKDTVEKYKIGKVAEHDSPTSIIESILHLNKEKEYYRANCQRASRVLNWQAQEVRLIDFFKSKLPQ from the coding sequence ATGGCACAATTGAGGTTTAGTTTTCAAGATCCAAAACCATTTGATGTTGATATCTGCTTTGTTTTTTTTGGCGATATCCGTTTTGATTCAAGGCTTCAAAATATTGTTCGATCATTCACCAAAAATTCCTTTCGCGTTCGGGTAGTACAAGCCGGGGATGAAGACGGGGCGTGGCGATATGAACAAGCTGAGATAATTTCAGTGAAGGTTCCCACGGAGCGGCGAGGCGTTGCGAAGTTTGGTTCATTCTACTTTTCAATTCTCCCGAAAGTCTCTTCAATACTCGCGAAAATTTATTGTGCCGAAGATGTATTCTCGTTGCCGGTTGCGGCACATGCGGCAAAAAAACATCGAGGGGAATTGTTCTATGATTCGCGAGAGATTTACTCGGCGATTGGCGCTCTTTTAGGGAAAAAGGTTCGTCAAAAAATTTGGAGCACGATTGAAAAAAGGTATATCCACAAAGCCTCTGTTTTTTGTACCGGCGATCTCGATGCCGACCTTTTAGCCACGAGCCTTTCCATCGAAAAACCCGAGGTCATCTACAATTACCCGAATCTTCAACCCATCAAGCGAACAAACTTACTCCGTCAGAAATTATTTTTGGAAGACTCAGCTACCCTTCTAATTTATCAAGGCATGATTTCCGACGGGCGTGGGCTTGAGATAATGATTCGCGCAATGCAATCGCTCCCTTCAACTTATTATTTTGTGCTCTTCGGTGATGGCAATTTGAAATCTTCGCTTCAGCAATTGGTTGAATCTCTTTCGCTTTCGGAGCGAGTTTTCTTTGCCGGTAAAGTCCCGTATGAAGAATTGCTTGATCATACAGCTTCCGCCGATATTGGCATTTCACTTATTGAGCCGATTTCAAAAAGTTATGAACTCGCGCTACCCAATAAGCTCTTTGAATATACTTTGGCAGGAATTCCATCGCTTGTGAGCAATTTACCTGCACTAAAAGATACTGTTGAAAAGTATAAGATTGGCAAGGTTGCAGAACATGATTCACCAACTTCAATTATTGAATCGATTCTTCATCTCAACAAAGAAAAAGAATATTACCGCGCCAACTGCCAGAGAGCATCTCGAGTATTAAATTGGCAGGCACAAGAAGTGCGCTTGATTGATTTTTTTAAATCCAAATTACCGCAATGA
- a CDS encoding thymidine phosphorylase yields the protein MNPVELIRKKRDGGKLTAEEISFFFTECQKKNIAEYQASAMLMAIFFNGLNELEMTALCRTMVHSGKVVDLSFLKIPKVDKHSTGGVGDKTSLILAPIVSSLGVAVPMISGRGLGHTGGTLDKLESIPGFRINLSEKEYKAQLKKLSCSLIGQTESIAPLDKLLYSLRDVTATVESIPLIASSIMSKKIASGLDSLVLDVKTGRGAFMQEYAKSKELAETLIKIGKSYGKKVSAFITDMNEPLGFAVGNWLEVRECVRALQGEDIADLMEVTYALSGEMLRLAGKCKTLEKGIELSKDAIQSGKAFDQFLKIAKAQGGDISPLIDEKTYPKSKYTSTIYASKTGFIASMDSLEIGLAAIELGAGRIKKEDAIEPKAGIMFLKKCGDKVQVNSPIAEIYSDKKSSLESVSKRVQTAIAYSNKMVAPKSKILEYLK from the coding sequence ATGAACCCGGTTGAATTAATTCGAAAAAAACGCGATGGCGGAAAACTAACCGCTGAAGAAATTTCATTTTTCTTTACCGAGTGCCAAAAGAAAAATATCGCTGAATACCAAGCCTCTGCAATGCTGATGGCAATTTTTTTCAATGGGCTAAACGAACTTGAAATGACGGCGCTTTGCCGCACAATGGTTCATAGCGGCAAAGTGGTTGATTTATCATTTCTGAAAATCCCAAAGGTGGATAAGCACTCCACAGGCGGTGTGGGCGATAAAACTTCACTCATTCTTGCGCCTATCGTTTCGTCGCTTGGTGTTGCGGTGCCGATGATTTCCGGCAGAGGGTTGGGTCACACGGGTGGAACGCTTGATAAATTAGAATCGATACCGGGCTTTCGAATAAACCTCTCTGAAAAGGAATACAAGGCGCAGCTCAAAAAGCTTTCGTGCAGCCTTATCGGTCAAACGGAGTCGATTGCCCCGCTTGATAAACTTTTGTATTCACTACGCGATGTAACCGCCACGGTTGAAAGCATACCGCTCATTGCGTCTTCGATTATGTCAAAAAAAATTGCATCAGGGCTTGATTCTCTTGTGTTAGATGTCAAGACGGGTCGTGGAGCGTTTATGCAAGAGTATGCGAAGTCGAAAGAACTTGCAGAGACCCTGATTAAGATTGGAAAAAGTTACGGGAAAAAGGTTTCTGCATTTATTACCGATATGAATGAACCATTGGGCTTTGCCGTTGGCAATTGGCTCGAAGTCCGCGAATGTGTTCGCGCTTTGCAAGGCGAAGATATTGCTGATTTGATGGAAGTGACTTACGCACTTTCCGGTGAAATGCTTCGTTTGGCAGGCAAATGCAAAACCCTTGAAAAAGGGATTGAACTCTCTAAAGACGCCATTCAAAGCGGAAAAGCGTTCGATCAATTTCTCAAAATTGCAAAAGCACAAGGTGGTGATATTTCGCCGCTGATTGATGAAAAAACCTATCCGAAATCTAAGTACACTTCTACGATTTATGCTTCGAAGACAGGTTTTATTGCTTCAATGGATTCGCTTGAAATTGGGCTTGCAGCCATTGAATTAGGCGCAGGTCGCATAAAGAAAGAAGATGCCATTGAGCCAAAAGCCGGAATCATGTTTCTCAAAAAATGCGGTGATAAGGTTCAAGTCAATTCCCCAATCGCTGAAATTTATTCTGATAAGAAATCATCGCTTGAATCGGTCTCGAAGAGAGTTCAAACAGCAATTGCGTATTCAAACAAAATGGTGGCCCCAAAATCCAAGATTTTGGAATACCTGAAGTAA
- a CDS encoding peptidylprolyl isomerase — MTSSNSTTTADSTILRKFEISTREGDIIIELFNDTPIHRDNFIKIANSDWYTNTQFHRVVPGLIIQAGDPKLRDPLDEEFLKMDKMTLPPEIKHTHFRGTLAAARRDDDVNPKRESSATQFFINLNDNRFYDGSYTVFGRVIEGMEIVDKISMLPRNGLDNPYNPVYLSIKEIEN; from the coding sequence ATGACCTCGAGCAACAGTACCACGACTGCCGACTCAACCATTCTTCGAAAGTTTGAAATCAGTACCCGAGAAGGCGATATCATTATCGAACTTTTCAACGATACCCCCATTCACCGAGATAACTTCATCAAAATTGCCAATAGCGATTGGTACACGAATACGCAATTTCACCGCGTCGTTCCGGGATTAATTATCCAAGCCGGCGATCCAAAACTTCGTGACCCGCTTGATGAAGAGTTTTTGAAAATGGATAAAATGACTCTGCCGCCCGAAATTAAACACACCCATTTTCGTGGCACACTCGCCGCCGCAAGACGAGATGATGATGTAAACCCTAAGCGTGAATCCTCGGCGACGCAATTTTTCATCAACTTGAACGACAATCGATTTTATGATGGAAGTTATACCGTATTTGGAAGAGTTATTGAAGGAATGGAAATTGTTGATAAAATCAGTATGCTTCCCCGTAATGGTCTCGATAACCCATATAATCCAGTTTATCTGAGCATCAAAGAAATTGAAAACTAA
- a CDS encoding peptidylprolyl isomerase — protein MPSQFVIETNLGNIVIELFDDTPLHRDNFVRLVSEKFYDGITFHRVISGFMIQGGDPLSKDQTKKHLHGTGGPSQRIPAEFKHKNKRGMLAAARDGNPAKASSGSQFYINVADNDFLDLPSNGYTVFGRVLTGMDVADKISVAKKDSRDNPLEPITMKVYPFVQA, from the coding sequence ATGCCAAGTCAATTTGTAATTGAAACCAACCTCGGAAACATCGTCATTGAACTCTTTGATGATACCCCATTGCATCGCGATAATTTCGTGCGGCTTGTTTCTGAAAAGTTTTATGATGGGATTACCTTTCACCGCGTCATTTCAGGGTTTATGATTCAAGGTGGAGATCCGCTTTCGAAAGATCAAACCAAAAAGCACCTTCACGGTACAGGTGGACCAAGCCAAAGAATACCCGCAGAATTTAAACATAAGAATAAACGTGGCATGCTTGCCGCCGCACGCGATGGAAACCCCGCGAAAGCCTCATCCGGCAGCCAATTTTATATCAATGTTGCTGATAACGACTTCCTTGATTTACCGAGCAATGGCTATACCGTTTTTGGAAGAGTTCTTACCGGAATGGATGTTGCAGATAAAATCTCCGTTGCCAAAAAAGATTCTCGCGATAATCCGCTTGAACCGATTACGATGAAAGTTTATCCTTTTGTACAAGCGTAA
- a CDS encoding sodium:proton antiporter has protein sequence MPVWSLIPFIVMLGSIAVLPLIANHFWESNRNKLFISLILSFPIAIFLILHGEFVALEHAVLFDYIPFVILLGALFVITGGIRITGDIEATPQANTAFMAIGALLASFIGTTGASMLLIRALLQTNQERKFKVHTVLFFIGIVANCGGLLTPLGDPPLFVLYLRGVPFDWFFKLFPLWGIANGALLLLYFIIDSYFHSKEPLSAIQRDRTQIQPIRVKGVLNFVWLLGVVLSVAFFNEQFLPHLKALLVLKFGREFLILLFAGLSMYFTEKKLRIDNNFSWAPILEVAYLFLGIFITMIPCILFLEANAKSIGVESVRAFYYATGSLSAVLDNTPTAVTFYSLALGLGLQDASMIAGVPDKILESIAVASVLFGSLTYIGNGPNFMVKAIAEENGIRMPDFFSYIYRFSLVALLPIFILLQLIFF, from the coding sequence ATGCCTGTTTGGTCGCTCATACCCTTTATAGTGATGCTCGGTTCAATCGCTGTATTACCACTCATTGCGAATCATTTTTGGGAATCGAACCGGAATAAGCTTTTCATTTCTTTGATTCTTTCATTTCCCATTGCGATATTCCTCATCCTACACGGCGAATTCGTTGCGCTTGAACACGCGGTGCTCTTTGATTATATCCCATTCGTGATTCTCTTGGGAGCGCTTTTTGTCATCACCGGCGGGATTCGAATCACCGGCGATATTGAAGCAACTCCGCAAGCGAATACCGCATTTATGGCTATCGGCGCTTTGCTTGCTTCCTTTATTGGAACCACAGGCGCGTCAATGCTTCTTATACGCGCATTGCTTCAAACCAATCAAGAGCGAAAGTTTAAGGTTCACACGGTGTTATTCTTTATTGGGATTGTGGCCAATTGCGGCGGGCTGCTCACGCCTTTGGGAGATCCGCCGCTTTTCGTGCTTTATCTTCGCGGAGTTCCTTTCGATTGGTTTTTTAAGCTCTTTCCCCTTTGGGGAATTGCGAATGGCGCATTGCTTCTTCTTTACTTTATCATCGATTCCTATTTCCACTCCAAAGAACCGCTCAGCGCAATTCAGCGCGATAGAACTCAGATTCAACCCATCCGTGTGAAAGGAGTGTTGAATTTTGTGTGGCTCTTGGGAGTCGTGCTTTCTGTTGCATTTTTTAACGAGCAATTTCTTCCTCACCTTAAAGCGCTGCTTGTTCTAAAATTTGGCCGCGAGTTTCTTATTCTTCTCTTTGCAGGTCTTTCGATGTATTTCACTGAAAAAAAGCTGAGAATCGATAACAACTTTTCTTGGGCGCCAATCTTAGAAGTTGCCTATTTATTTCTTGGAATCTTCATTACAATGATTCCCTGCATTCTTTTTCTTGAGGCCAACGCGAAGTCGATAGGCGTAGAAAGCGTTCGAGCTTTTTATTATGCGACGGGCTCGCTTAGCGCAGTTTTAGATAACACCCCAACGGCAGTGACATTTTACTCATTAGCCTTAGGTCTCGGGTTGCAAGATGCTTCGATGATTGCAGGCGTACCAGACAAAATTCTAGAATCCATAGCAGTGGCATCGGTTTTATTTGGCAGTTTAACTTATATCGGGAACGGACCCAATTTTATGGTGAAAGCAATTGCAGAAGAAAATGGCATTCGAATGCCCGACTTTTTCAGTTATATTTATCGCTTCTCGTTGGTGGCCTTATTACCAATTTTCATACTTTTGCAACTCATATTTTTTTGA